The region CTCGCCGCCGTGGCCCTGGAGTTCGAGCAGGAGACCGGCGAGGGCGAAGGCACGGGTGCGGGCACGGCTGCGGGTGCGGCGGCTGCTGGTGCTGGTGCTGGTGCGGCGTCCGGTGGGCTCTCCGCGTTCCTGGAGCGTGTCGCGCTCGTCGCCGACTCCGACCAGATCCCGGACGAGGAGGACGGCAACGGCGTCATCACGCTGATGACCCTCCACACCGCCAAGGGCCTGGAGTTCCCGGTCGTCTTCCTCACCGGCATGGAGGACGGCGTCTTCCCGCACATGCGCGCGCTGGGACAGGTCAAGGAGCTGGAGGAGGAGCGGCGCCTCGCGTACGTCGGCATCACGCGCGCGCGGGAGCGGTTGTACCTCACCCGTTCGTCCATGCGCAGCGCCTGGGGCCAGCCCTCGTACAACCCGCCGTCCCGCTTCCTGGAGGAGATCCCGGAGACGCACCTGGAGTGGAAGCGCACCGGCGCGACCGCTCCCGTGCCCTCGGGGCCCGTCTCCGGTGTGGCCGCCTCGCTGTCGTCCTCGCGTTCGCGGTCCGCGGCGTCCGGTGCCTCCGGCTTCGCGACGCGCCGCGGGGTCTCCGAGAAGCCGGTGGTCTCGCTCGCGGTGGGTGACCGGGTCACTCACGACCAGTTCGGCCTGGGCACCGTGGTCGGTGTGAAGGGGACGGGTGCGAACGCGGAGGCGACGGTCGACTTCGGCGAGGCGAAGCCGAAGCGGTTGCTGCTGCGGTACGCGCCGGTGGAGAAGCTGTAGTTCCACGGGGCGGCAGCTCGGAGCCCGGCGACGGCATTCGGTCACGTCGTCGGGTGAGCGGCCGCTGGGTTACGTCGGGCCCGAGGCTCCGTGGGTTACGTCGGGCCCCAGGCCCGGTGGGTTACGTCGGGTCCAGGCCGTGGCTGCGCAGCCACGGCAGCGGGTCGATCGCCGAGCCGCCCGCGGGGCGGACCTCGAAGTGCAGATGCGGACCGGTCGAGTTGCCGGAGTTCCCGGAGAACGCGATCTGGTCCCCGGCCTTCACGACCGTCCCCGACGGCACCTTGTAGCTGGAGAGGTGGCAGTACCAGGTTTCCGTGCCGTCCATCGCGGTGACGATCGCCATGTTCCCGTACGCGCTGTTCCACTGCGTCCGTACGGTGCCGTCGGTCGCGGCCATCACCGGCGTGCCGTACGACACCGGGAAGTCGATGCCCGTGTGCACGGACATCCAGTTGATGCCGGCCTGGCCGAAGTAGGCGCTGAGGCCCTTCTGCGTGACCGGGAGCACGAACTTCGGCCGCAGCCGCTCCTTGCGAGCCGCTTCCGCCGCCGCCTTCTGCTTCTCGGCGGCCTGCTGAGCCTTGAGGTCGATACGTTCCTGCGTCCGGCTGGCCCGGTCGGCGAAGTCGTCCGCGCCCGCGGCGAGGCTCTGGAGCTGGGTGTCCAGTTTGTTGTTGGCGGCCGACGGCTTCACCGCGGTCCCGTCGGACGCGCTGAGGGTCGTGTTGTCCTTGCTGTCGTTCCCGCCGATGGTGCCCACGGAGGCGGCGGCGATCCCCGCGACCCCCATCACACAGGCCGAGGGCACCGCGACGGTCAGCAAGGCAGAACGCTTCGCCGGGCTGCGCCGCCGGGAACGGGACGCGGACCGGTTCGCGGCACGGGGGGCCGGAATGACCTCTTCCATGTCCTCCAGCAGCGGCGCGTCCTGCGCGTCACCGGCGTCCTCGAACTCGTCCTCCGCGGCGCCGGATTCCTCGTACGACACCTGCTCGAAGGTCGCGGTCGCCTGCTGGTCGAAGGGCGGGTCGTCCACGTCGGACTCGGACACCGGCTGATGCTCGTAGGCCTCGGCGGCGAGCTGCTGCTCATACGACTCGGCCTGCTGGTGCTGCTCGTAGCCGTCGTACGGGTCGTGTTCGCCCGCGGTGTTCCACTGCGTGGCGTCGTACGCACCCGTCTCCTGGGTGTGCGCGGTCCACTGCTGGGTCTGGCCGGTCTGTTCGGCCTGGAGCCAGGCGGCCGCGTCCCACTGGCCGGTGCCTTCGGGGCCCGGGTGCTGCGCGGGGATGTCGGCGAGCTGCTGGTATCCGCTCGCCCAGGCGGTCGTGTCGTAGGCACCCGTGTCGTACACGGCCTGGTGCTGTGCGGCGTACGGGTCGTAGTGCGGCGTCTGATGGCTGTCGGTGCCCCACTGCGTGGCGTCGTACGAACCCGTGCCGCCGCCGCCCGACATGTCGCCGAAGAGAGGGTCGGCCGCGAAGGTCGAGGTCTCGAAACCCGTGGTCTCGAAGCTTCCGGTCGCGTAGGTACCGGTGGTGGCGTAGCCGTCGTACGAGGTGAAGTCGCCGTACTGGGCTTCCTGGCCACCGTACGACGCATAGGGCGCCGCGGCGGCATCGGAGGCCGGGGCCGGGGGCGTTGCGGTCCCCGACGGGTGACGGTCGTTCACCAACTTCTCTTTCGCCTCGACAACAGGGGCTGGCAGAGCAGTGCGGTGACTGTACCCGGCGGTACGCGGGCGCGACAATCTTCCGCAGGTTTCCTCCACTCGGGAAACGGGCATTCGGCCGTGTTTCGGGGGAGGGCGGGCACGGCTTTGGCCTGGCGTTCGATTGCCGTTCGATGTTGAGGGTGTTCTGTGGAGGCGTTACGCCACTGTCAGACCCCCGGTTTCGGCGGCGGACGCGGCGGCGGGGCGGGCCTGTGTCTCCTCGAAGTCGAGTGCCTGTCGTATCCCGGCGGCGACCGCGGGGTGGACCGGCAGGGCGAGATGTCCGATTCCGCTCACTTGGACGCTCTGTGCGAGCAGGTCCGGGTGGTCGATGGAGGCGGTCTCCAGCGGGTCCATCAGATGGTCGAGGTCGCTCCAGAAGCTCACGAACTGCGTACGGCAGTCGGGCGCGGGCTTGCGCAGCTCCTCGATCACTTCGGAACCCGGACGCATCTGACGGACGATCGGGTGCGCGTTCATCAGTGGAATGACCTTCGTGCCCGCGTGTGGCGTGCCGAGCGTGACCAGGGTGCGGACGCGCAGGTCTCCGCCGAGGCGCTGAACGTAGTAGCGGGCTATCAGTCCGCCGAGGCTGTGCCCCACTATGTCCACCTGATCGCGCCCGGTGCGCTCGCAGATGTCCTCTATGTGCCGCCCGAGCAGCTCCGCGGCGGCGCGGATGTCGTTCGTCAGCGGCGAGTAGTTGAGCGACTCGATGTGCTGCCTGCCGTGCTGGGCGAGGTTGCGGCGCAACAGCACGAAGACCGAACGGTTGTCGATGAAGCCGTGCAGCAGCACGACCGGCGGCTTGGTCCCGGTGGGCAGCCGGGGCGCGTCGGGCGGGGGGAGCGCGGGGGTGCCGCGGCGCTCCTGGGTGATGCCGGACGGATAGAGGAGGAGGTGCCCGGCGAGGATGGCGATCTCCAGGGCCGTCGCCTTCAACAGGGCCACCGAGAGCCCGGTCAGTCGGCTGGGCAGCAGGCGCTGACGGAGAGGGAGAAAGGGCAACTCAGCCCCGGTGACCTTCATGGCCGACCTCCAGTCGGCACGCAGCGGGACCGCTCTGTCCCCCGTGTGCCCTCGTGGAAAGCCGCGGTGGTGGTGCCGGTGGCGATGGCGTGGGCGGTTGCCGACGGTGCGTCCGTGGCGTGTGGTGCGCCGGTGACGCGACGGGATTCCCTGCCGTCGTGCTCCCGCCGGTGCGCCGCACCGCCGTCGCGCCTCCGTGATGCGACGGCGGTGCTGCCACCTGCTGGCGGCTCTCCTTGCGCAGGCTCCGGCCACGGCCCGCGCGTCGCAGATCCCTGCGGCGCGTGTGCCGCAGTAACGCGGAGCGGTGCGCGGCGAATGTGTCCCACCGTGTGATTTCCCCCTCGGTCTTCAGCGGGAAACTGCGGTTTGCACGGATCTGACGATAACGTTCGTTCACTTCCCCTGCCGGTGCGGTGCGGGGCGGTCGATGAAGTCCGTTCATGGAGGCAGTGATGGGTGTGGCAGCCGGTCCGATCCGCGTGGTGGTGGCCAAGCCGGGGCTCGACGGCCACGATCGCGGGGCCAAGGTGATCGCGCGGGCGCTGCGCGACGCCGGTATGGAGGTCATCTACACCGGGCTCCACCAGACCCCGGAGCAGATCGTCGACACCGCGATCCAGGAGGACGCCGACGCGATCGGCCTCTCGATCCTCTCCGGCGCCCACAACACACTGTTCGCCGCGGTCATCGATCTCCTCAAGGAGCGCGACGCGGAGGACATCAAGGTCTTCGGCGGCGGGATCATCCCCGAGGCGGACATCGCGCCGCTCAAGGAGAAGGGCGTCGCCGAGATCTTCACGCCGGGCGCGACGACCGCGTCGATCGTGGAGTGGGTACGGGCGAACGTGCGCCAGCCGGCCGGCGCGTAGCACCTCTCCGGCGGGGGTGCGGTCCCCGTCGCTCGTGGAGCGGCCGCGGGTGGGTGGGGGCTGGTCGCCCAGTTCCCCGCGCCCCTCAAGGGGCGTTCCTGTCAGCGTGGTTCCGCACCATCCAGCTCCGAGGACATCACCGCGCGCAGACGCAGGGTGGTGACGAGGCGCTGGAAGGCCTCCGCCCAGTAGCCACCGGCACCGGGCGCCGCGTTCTCCGGCTCGTCGGCGACCGCCGTGAGTCCCTCCAGCCGCCCCGCCTCCGTCGGATCCAGGCACCGCTCGGCCAGCCCCATCACCCCACTGAAACTCCATGGATAACTCCCCGCGTCCCGCGCGATATTGAGCGCGTCGACCACCGCACGTCCCAGGGGCCCCGCCCACGGCACCGCGCAGACCCCGAGCAGCTGGAACGCCTCGGACAAACCGTGCGTGGCGATGAACCCCGCCACCCACTCGGCCCGCTCGGCGGAGCCCAACGTGGCGAGCAGTTTCGACCGCTCCGCCAGCGACACCGCCCCCGGCCCGCCGGCCTCCGGAGCCGACGGCGCGCCGAGGAGAGCCCGGGACCAGCCCGGGTCCCGCTGCCGTACCGCCGCCCGGCACCACGCGGCATGCAGCTCGCTCTGCCAGTCGTCCGCCACCGGAAGCGCCACGATCTCCTCCGGCGTACGTCCGCCGAGCCGTCGCGACCACGTCCCGAGCGGCGCTGCTTCGACCAACTGGCCCAGCCACCACGACCGTTCCCCTCGTCCCGCCGGAGCTTTCGGTACAACACCGTCGCGCTCCATGCTCGCGTCGCACTCGTGCGGCGCCTCGACGACGATCGAGGGTGTGCCCCGCGTCCGGTCGACGGCCACGCATGAGCCGGCCCGCGCCGCCATCCGCGCGGCGAGCGCCGAACCGGGCAGCGCGGACAGCAGCTCCGCCGCCGTGGCCCGGACGTTGCGGCTCCGGTCGGCGAGCGCCCGCTCCAGGAACGGTTCGTCCGCCGCGCACAGCCCGGAGCGCAAGGAGTCGAGGAACATCAGCCGGTCCTCGGCCCGCTCGGTCGCCCAGGTGGTGGCGAGCAGCTCGCGCGCGGCCCCGGGGTCCTGGGCCCGTATCGATGTGAGCAGCGCGACCCGCTCGGCGAAGAGACCCTCCTGCCAGAGCTGTCGCGCGCGCTCGGGGTCATCCGGGCCGGGCAGTGCGGTGCCGCCGCCGGGCAGCGACCGCAGGGCGAAGCGCCAGTCCGGGTTCAGCCGGGCGAGCCACAGGGCGCGCGGCCCGGCGAAGGCCAGGGCCGCAGGCCGCAGGTCCGTACGGCCGCGGGCGGCGTCGAGGAGCGCGGGCAGCGTTTCCGGGGGCGGTGCGAAACCCCGCGCGTTCGCCAGCGCGAGCCACTGCGGCAGCAGCTCCATGAGATCGGGCGCCGTGCCCCGGCGGCCGCCGCCTCCCGTGCCGGGCCGGTCCGCCAGCAGCGTCGTGAGTCGGTGGGCCGCGGCGGGCGGGAGGACCGGTCGTGGGTCGGGCGCGGCGGGCTCGGGACGGGCGGCCGCCCGTGCGGCCCGCACCCCGGCCCGCCGCCGCAGGGTTTCCACGGCGGCCGCGTCCAGCAGGGCTACCGGCGCCTCGCGCCCGGCGGCCCGGACCGGAGGCGGGCGCCGCTCGGTCCCGAGCAGGGCCATCGTGACGAGCTCCTCCCAGGAACCTCCGACGGGCGCGCCCGCGGAGGCGGAGGTCGTGTTCATGAGCGTCCTTTCCGTGGGGAGGCGGTGCTGATGGCTTGATCGGTGACAGTGGTGCTGGTGCTGGTGCTGGTGGTGTCAGTGGTGTGGGCGGTGCCGGTGGTCAGCACAAAGACACCGGCTCCCCGTCGCCCTCCGGCCAGGCCGTCAGGGGAGTGAAGCCGCGGTGGCCGCACTCTCCGAAGACCGTGACGGGGGCGCCGCCGGAGAGGGCGGCGAGGCGCCACAGCCCGGGCCGGGAGAGAAGGGAAGAGGAGATCGGGAGGGCGAAGTCGCCCTCGGCGTCCGCCAGTTGCCAGGTGTCGCCGTCGGGGGTGGGTATCATCCGGGCCAGCGTGACCGGGTGGGAGTCGAGCCAGGGATCGGCCCGCAGGGCTTCGCCGAAGCGGGCCGCCGCCTGGGGGGCGGTCAGCCCCGGTGGACGTGTCCGCGCGGGGGCGGGCGGCGTGAACCGCTCGCCCAGGGCCGCTCGGAGCTGTCCGGCCCCCGGATACGCGGACACCTCCGCCTCGAAGGCCAGCCCCACCGGCAGGGTCAGCTCCGGCGCACGGCCGGCGGCCCCATAAGAAAGGAGCAGCGCGGTGCGGTCGGTCTCCGCGCCGTAGAGCCAGATCCTGCGCGTCGTGAGCCGGGTGTCCGCCGTGTCGTACTGGGCGAGGACCTGCCAGCGGTCCCGCACCGGTGGCCCGTCCGCCGAACCGGGCAGCCCCACCCGCGAGCGAACCGTCGCGGCCAGGTCGTCCGGCAGCCGCTCACGGCGCAGCCAGCCCTGGTCGAGGAGATGGAGCAGCGCGCACTCCTCCAGCAGCCGCACCGGCCAGCCGGGCCCGGAGGAGGGAATCGCCCCCAATTCCCTGACCCGCGCGGCCAGTCCGGGCGCCTGCGCGTCGACCATGCGGGCCGCCGTCTCCTCCCACATCCCGTACCCCGCCTGCTCGGCCGACGCGAGACCGCCCCGCAGCAGATCCGCCAACCGCTGCTCCAGCTCCGCCGCCCCCGCGGTGATCCGCTCGGCCCGCCGCTGCGCCCTGCGCCGCGCCGCCTCCGGATCGCCCGGTGACGCCGTCCCAGATCCCCCGCCCGTCGTCCCCTTCTCCCCCGCTCGCTCTCGTCTCCCCTCCATCCACTGCTCCGCCCAGTCCGGCGCCGGCCCCCGCGGCACCGAACCGTCCTCGCCCGCCCAGAGCAGCAGCAGTCCCAGCGCGTGCTTGCACGGGAACTTCCGGCTCGGGCAACTGCACTTGTACGCGGGCCCGGTGGAGTCCGCGATGTCGATGACCGTCTGATAAGGCCTGCTGCCGCTTCCCCTGCACAGTCCCCATACCGTCCCCTCGTCAGAACTGCCTGCCTCCGACCACGGCCCGGCAGCGCCGAGCTTGCTGCCGGCCGTACGTGACGCGGCATCAGGCGCCAGTGCCAGCACCTGATCCGCCGTCCAGCGCACCCCCTGCTGAGTCATGTCATCGAAGGTAGGTCCCGCCACTGACAATCGACCTTCGCGAGCATATTTGCGCAGGTCAGAGCGCATTGTCAGTGGCGTGGTGCACGGTGGAACCAGATCCGAACCGGCCGAGCTGGAGGGGGAGCGAGCCATGTCCGTGCCCGTTGCGTCCGTTGAACCGACGACCGTCCGTCCGCCCGTGAGCGAGGGCCTGGGCGAAGGCGTGAGCGAGAGCGCGGGCGAGGCGCTGCGACCACATGCCGAGCACGCCTTCGCCGCCGAACTCGCCGCGCTGGCCGCGCAGGACGACCGGCCGCGGCCCGCCCGCTGGCGGCTGTCGCCATGGGCGGTGGCGACCTACCTGCTGGGCGGCACGCTGCCGGACGGCACGGTGATCACACCGAAGTACGTGGGACCGCGCCGCATCGTCGAGGTCGCCGTCACCACGCTCGCCACCGACCGCGCCCTGCTCCTGCTCGGCGTGCCCGGCACCGCGAAGACCTGGGTGTCCGAGCACCTGGCCGCGGCGGTCAGCGGCGACTCGACCCTGCTGGTGCAGGGCACGGCCGGCACACCGGAGGAGGCGATCCGGTACGGCTGGAACTACGCGCAGCTGCTGGCTCACGGCCCCAGCCGGGACGCCCTCGTGCCGAGCCCGGTCATGCGGGCCATGGCCGAGGGCATGACGGCCCGGGTCGAGGAGCTGACCCGCATCCCGGCGGACGTGCAGGACACGCTGATCACGATCCTGTCGGAAAAGGTCCTGCCGATACCGGAGTTGGGCCAGGAGGTGCAGGCCGTCCGCGGCTTCAACCTGATCGCCACCGCCAACGACCGCGACCGCGGGGTGAACGAGCTGTCCAGCGCCCTGCGCCGCCGCTTCAACACGGTGGTGCTGCCCCTGCCGGAGAGCGCGGACGCGGAGGTCGACATCGTCTCGCGGCGTGTCGACCAGATCGGCCGGTCCCTCGACCTGCCCGCCGCGCCCGAGGGCATGGACGAGATCCGCCGTGTCGTCACCGTCTTCCGCGAGCTGCGCAACGGGGTCACGGCCGACGGGCGGACCAAGCTGAAGTCGCCCAGCGGCACGCTGTCCACCGCCGAGGCGATCTCGGTCGTCACGGGCGGCCTGGCCCTCGCCGCCCACTTCGGCGACGGCGTCCTGCGCGCGTCCGACGTGGCGGCCGGCATCCTCGGCGCCGTCGTCCGCGATCCGGCCGCCGACCGGGTCATCTGGCAGGAGTATCTGGAGGCGGTCGTCCGCGAGCGGGACGGCTGGAAGGACTTCTACCGGGCCTGCCGGGAGGTGAGCGCATGACGACCTTCACGGCGGGGCCGTTGCTGCTGGGGGTGCGGCATCACGGCCCGGGGTCGGCCCGCGCCGTGCGGGCCGCGCTGGAGGCGGCGACGCCCGAGGTCGTCCTGATCGAGGGACCCCCGGAGGCGGACGCGCTCATCCCGCTCGCCGCCGAGAAGGACATGCGTCCTCCCGTCGCACTCCTCGCCCATGTCGTGGACGAGCCCGGCCGCTCCGCCTTCTGGCCGCTCGCCGAGTTCTCCCCCGAGTGGGTGGCGATCCGGTGGGCCCTGGAGCACGGAGTCCCGGCCCGCTTCATCGACCTCCCGGCGACCCACACGCTCGCGTGGGGGAACGAAGAGGAGGAGAGGACGGCGGAGGGGGAGCAAGGGCAAGAGGAGAAGGGGGAGAAGAAGGGGGAGAAGGAGGCCGGTGCGTCCGACCGTTCCGTCGACGCGGGCGTGCGGATCGACCCTCTCGCCGTACTCGCGGAGACGGCCGGTCACGACGATCCCGAGCGCTGGTGGGAGGACGTGGTCGAGCACCGGGGCGGGGCCGGGATGGGGGCGGACCCGTTCGCGCCGTTCACCGCGCTGGAGGAGGCGATGGGGGCACTGCGGGAGGCCTACGGGGTCGGGGGACACGACCGGGACCTGGTGCGCGAGGCGCACATGCGGCTCCAGATGCGGGCGGCGCAGCGGGAGTTCGGGGACGAGGTGGCCGTGGTGTGCGGGGCCTGGCACGTGCCTGCGCTGCGGCAGAAGACGACCGTGGCCGCCGATCGGGCCCTGCTCAAGGGGCTCCCCAAGGCCAAGGCCGACATGACGTGGGTGCCGTGGACGCACCGGAGGCTGTCGCGGGTCAGCGGGTACGGCGCGGGCATCGACTCGCCGGGTTGGTACGGGCATCTGTTCGCCGCCCCGGACCGTCCCGTCGAGCGCTGGATGACGAAGGTGGCGAGGCTGCTGCGCGACGAGGACCGGATGGTGTCGTCGGCGCACGTCATCGAGGCGGTACGGCTGGCCGACACCCTCGCCGCGATGCGCGGTCGCCCACTGCCTGGGCTGACCGAGACCACCGACGCCGTACGAGCCGTGATGTGCGAGGGCTCGGACGTGCCACTGGGGCTCGTGCACGACCGGCTCGTGGTCGGCGATGTGCTGGGCGAGGTGCCTCAGTCCGCTCCCGCGGTGCCGCTGCAGCGCGACCTGGCGCGTGCGCAGAAGCGGCTGCGACTGAAACCCGAGCCGATGGAGCGGGAGTTGGAGCTGGACCTGCGGGGGGAGACCGACGCCGGGCGGAGCAGACTCCTGCACCGGCTGCGGCTGCTCGGTATCGCGTGGGGCGAGCCCACCGCCTCGCGCGGCAGCACCGGCACCTTCCGGGAGACCTGGCGGCTGCGCTGGGAGCCGGAGCTGTCCGTGCGGGTCGCCGAGGCCGGGGTCTGGGGCACGACGGTGCTGTCGGCGGCGACAGGCAAGGCCGAGGCGGACGCCGTCGCCGCGCACGCCCTGGCCGACGTCACGGCACTGGCCGAGCGCTGTCTGCTCGCCGAACTCCCGGACGCGCTGCCCGTGGTGATGCGGGTTCTAGCCGACCGGGCGGCGCTGGACGCGGATGTCGGCCACCTCGCCCAGGCCCTGCCCGCGCTGGTCCGCTCCCTGCGGTACGGCGATGTGCGCGGCACGGACACACGCGCCCTCACGGACGTCGCCGCGGGCCTCGCCGAGCGGATCTTCGTCGGGCTCCCACCGGCCTGTGCGGCCATCGACGCCGAGGCCGCCGAGCACATGCGACGCCATGTGGACGCGGTGCACGGAGCGGTCGGGCTGTTGGGGGAGCCGGGCACGGCGGCCCCCGGCGGCATACGCGAGCGCTGGCACTCCGTACTCCGGGTGCTGGCCGGGCGGGACACCGTGCCGGGGGTGATCCGTGGGCGGGCGGTACGACTGCTGCTGGACGACGGGGAGTTGGGCCAGGACGAGGCCGCGCGGCTCATGGGTCTCGTGCTGTCGCCGGGCACGGAGCCGGGGGACGCGGCCGCGTGGATCGAGGGGTTCGTCGGCGGTGGCTCCGGGGGCGGGATGCTGCTCGTGCACGACGAGCGGCTGCTCGGTCTGGTGGACGCGTGGCTGACCGGGGTGCCGGCCGAGGCGTTCACCGATGTGCTGCCACTGCTGCGGCGCACCTTCTCGGCGTACGAGGCAGGGGTGCGCAGGACGCTGGGCGAGCTGGTCCGGCGCGGCCCGGGGGCGCGGGGGAGCGCCGAGGCCGCCGCCTCCGGCATACCCGGGTTCGCGCCCGACCTCGACCTCGGGCGCGCCGACGCGGTCCTGCCGGTGCTGAGCCTGCTGCTGGGGCTGGACGAGGCCTACGACGACGACTTTGCGGGAGTGGTCCGATGACAGCGGCACCTGTGGAAGCGACCGGATCGAACGGTCCGACC is a window of Streptomyces sp. NBC_00271 DNA encoding:
- a CDS encoding DUF5682 family protein, translated to MTTFTAGPLLLGVRHHGPGSARAVRAALEAATPEVVLIEGPPEADALIPLAAEKDMRPPVALLAHVVDEPGRSAFWPLAEFSPEWVAIRWALEHGVPARFIDLPATHTLAWGNEEEERTAEGEQGQEEKGEKKGEKEAGASDRSVDAGVRIDPLAVLAETAGHDDPERWWEDVVEHRGGAGMGADPFAPFTALEEAMGALREAYGVGGHDRDLVREAHMRLQMRAAQREFGDEVAVVCGAWHVPALRQKTTVAADRALLKGLPKAKADMTWVPWTHRRLSRVSGYGAGIDSPGWYGHLFAAPDRPVERWMTKVARLLRDEDRMVSSAHVIEAVRLADTLAAMRGRPLPGLTETTDAVRAVMCEGSDVPLGLVHDRLVVGDVLGEVPQSAPAVPLQRDLARAQKRLRLKPEPMERELELDLRGETDAGRSRLLHRLRLLGIAWGEPTASRGSTGTFRETWRLRWEPELSVRVAEAGVWGTTVLSAATGKAEADAVAAHALADVTALAERCLLAELPDALPVVMRVLADRAALDADVGHLAQALPALVRSLRYGDVRGTDTRALTDVAAGLAERIFVGLPPACAAIDAEAAEHMRRHVDAVHGAVGLLGEPGTAAPGGIRERWHSVLRVLAGRDTVPGVIRGRAVRLLLDDGELGQDEAARLMGLVLSPGTEPGDAAAWIEGFVGGGSGGGMLLVHDERLLGLVDAWLTGVPAEAFTDVLPLLRRTFSAYEAGVRRTLGELVRRGPGARGSAEAAASGIPGFAPDLDLGRADAVLPVLSLLLGLDEAYDDDFAGVVR
- a CDS encoding M23 family metallopeptidase; the encoded protein is MPVSRVEETCGRLSRPRTAGYSHRTALPAPVVEAKEKLVNDRHPSGTATPPAPASDAAAAPYASYGGQEAQYGDFTSYDGYATTGTYATGSFETTGFETSTFAADPLFGDMSGGGGTGSYDATQWGTDSHQTPHYDPYAAQHQAVYDTGAYDTTAWASGYQQLADIPAQHPGPEGTGQWDAAAWLQAEQTGQTQQWTAHTQETGAYDATQWNTAGEHDPYDGYEQHQQAESYEQQLAAEAYEHQPVSESDVDDPPFDQQATATFEQVSYEESGAAEDEFEDAGDAQDAPLLEDMEEVIPAPRAANRSASRSRRRSPAKRSALLTVAVPSACVMGVAGIAAASVGTIGGNDSKDNTTLSASDGTAVKPSAANNKLDTQLQSLAAGADDFADRASRTQERIDLKAQQAAEKQKAAAEAARKERLRPKFVLPVTQKGLSAYFGQAGINWMSVHTGIDFPVSYGTPVMAATDGTVRTQWNSAYGNMAIVTAMDGTETWYCHLSSYKVPSGTVVKAGDQIAFSGNSGNSTGPHLHFEVRPAGGSAIDPLPWLRSHGLDPT
- a CDS encoding cobalamin B12-binding domain-containing protein yields the protein MGVAAGPIRVVVAKPGLDGHDRGAKVIARALRDAGMEVIYTGLHQTPEQIVDTAIQEDADAIGLSILSGAHNTLFAAVIDLLKERDAEDIKVFGGGIIPEADIAPLKEKGVAEIFTPGATTASIVEWVRANVRQPAGA
- a CDS encoding ATP-binding protein, with protein sequence MSVPVASVEPTTVRPPVSEGLGEGVSESAGEALRPHAEHAFAAELAALAAQDDRPRPARWRLSPWAVATYLLGGTLPDGTVITPKYVGPRRIVEVAVTTLATDRALLLLGVPGTAKTWVSEHLAAAVSGDSTLLVQGTAGTPEEAIRYGWNYAQLLAHGPSRDALVPSPVMRAMAEGMTARVEELTRIPADVQDTLITILSEKVLPIPELGQEVQAVRGFNLIATANDRDRGVNELSSALRRRFNTVVLPLPESADAEVDIVSRRVDQIGRSLDLPAAPEGMDEIRRVVTVFRELRNGVTADGRTKLKSPSGTLSTAEAISVVTGGLALAAHFGDGVLRASDVAAGILGAVVRDPAADRVIWQEYLEAVVRERDGWKDFYRACREVSA
- a CDS encoding esterase/lipase family protein; translated protein: MKVTGAELPFLPLRQRLLPSRLTGLSVALLKATALEIAILAGHLLLYPSGITQERRGTPALPPPDAPRLPTGTKPPVVLLHGFIDNRSVFVLLRRNLAQHGRQHIESLNYSPLTNDIRAAAELLGRHIEDICERTGRDQVDIVGHSLGGLIARYYVQRLGGDLRVRTLVTLGTPHAGTKVIPLMNAHPIVRQMRPGSEVIEELRKPAPDCRTQFVSFWSDLDHLMDPLETASIDHPDLLAQSVQVSGIGHLALPVHPAVAAGIRQALDFEETQARPAAASAAETGGLTVA
- a CDS encoding SWIM zinc finger family protein: MTQQGVRWTADQVLALAPDAASRTAGSKLGAAGPWSEAGSSDEGTVWGLCRGSGSRPYQTVIDIADSTGPAYKCSCPSRKFPCKHALGLLLLWAGEDGSVPRGPAPDWAEQWMEGRRERAGEKGTTGGGSGTASPGDPEAARRRAQRRAERITAGAAELEQRLADLLRGGLASAEQAGYGMWEETAARMVDAQAPGLAARVRELGAIPSSGPGWPVRLLEECALLHLLDQGWLRRERLPDDLAATVRSRVGLPGSADGPPVRDRWQVLAQYDTADTRLTTRRIWLYGAETDRTALLLSYGAAGRAPELTLPVGLAFEAEVSAYPGAGQLRAALGERFTPPAPARTRPPGLTAPQAAARFGEALRADPWLDSHPVTLARMIPTPDGDTWQLADAEGDFALPISSSLLSRPGLWRLAALSGGAPVTVFGECGHRGFTPLTAWPEGDGEPVSLC
- a CDS encoding DUF5691 domain-containing protein, translated to MNTTSASAGAPVGGSWEELVTMALLGTERRPPPVRAAGREAPVALLDAAAVETLRRRAGVRAARAAARPEPAAPDPRPVLPPAAAHRLTTLLADRPGTGGGGRRGTAPDLMELLPQWLALANARGFAPPPETLPALLDAARGRTDLRPAALAFAGPRALWLARLNPDWRFALRSLPGGGTALPGPDDPERARQLWQEGLFAERVALLTSIRAQDPGAARELLATTWATERAEDRLMFLDSLRSGLCAADEPFLERALADRSRNVRATAAELLSALPGSALAARMAARAGSCVAVDRTRGTPSIVVEAPHECDASMERDGVVPKAPAGRGERSWWLGQLVEAAPLGTWSRRLGGRTPEEIVALPVADDWQSELHAAWCRAAVRQRDPGWSRALLGAPSAPEAGGPGAVSLAERSKLLATLGSAERAEWVAGFIATHGLSEAFQLLGVCAVPWAGPLGRAVVDALNIARDAGSYPWSFSGVMGLAERCLDPTEAGRLEGLTAVADEPENAAPGAGGYWAEAFQRLVTTLRLRAVMSSELDGAEPR